In Mastomys coucha isolate ucsf_1 unplaced genomic scaffold, UCSF_Mcou_1 pScaffold5, whole genome shotgun sequence, one genomic interval encodes:
- the LOC116078628 gene encoding protein FAM47A-like — translation MGDQWLPWNRPRQVLQPVPLGMTYKPWFKDRLPSKCFAKHKQEQLKFPTSLDGRRWVFVKEGLDDFRKGCPPSEGMIIRGPKEGFLPTISHEVHRGSRKSQQKRCQDLSLFSSLSLAQQARKAFVERTEANLTQHPLAFWPLEDGVPSDSDLLENVLEALDTDLKLEEKLDHYKDSRKSIHSVHLPSMAEESSEKEEELEPHRFPGSRKYGLLHEKKPRKKNPAKESLYYGRVPKGVYDFCAWVDSFGDLGIDEHFMMKQFDIGYKCKPVYTDSAIKKVSLVPPGLKYSRKLSKVKEIRFSIQEANFERKLRKPHDPYKPQRDKIRYGAWYLKPYLWKKLVNDEPLLDPEELLELEDKPDIIEDLYGTIAFKDFIISKGYTMPSILEKLFMRKGWDYDTVNTPIPRVLKAHELMMKQKDEDYDDEND, via the coding sequence ATGGGAGATCAGTGGCTGCCATGGAATCGCCCCAGGCAGGTACTTCAGCCAGTGCCTCTGGGAATGACCTACAAGCCCTGGTTCAAGGACAGGTTGCCTTCTAAGTGTTTTGCGAAGCACAAACAGGAACAATTGAAGTTCCCTACCTCTCTGGATGGCCGACGCTGGGTGTTTGTGAAGGAAGGGCTGGATGATTTCAGGAAGGGCTGTCCGCCTAGTGAAGGTATGATCATTCGTGGCCCCAAAGAGGGTTTTCTCCCCACAATTTCTCATGAAGTCCACCGTGGCTCCAGAAAGAGTCAGCAAAAACGGTGCCAGGACTTAAGcctgttttcctctctgtccttggCCCAGCAAGCTCGCAAGGCCTTTGTGGAGAGAACAGAAGCAAACCTGACCCAGCATCCTTTGGCTTTCTGGCCCCTAGAGGACGGAGTTCCTAGCGATAGTGATCTCTTAGAAAATGTGCTGGAAGCTCTTGACACTGACCTGAAGTTGGAAGAGAAACTGGATCACTATAAGGACAGCAGAAAATCTATTCATTCTGTTCATCTGCCTAGTATGGCTGAGGAAAGctctgaaaaagaagaagagctgGAACCCCACAGGTTTCCTGGGTCACGTAAATATGGTTTACTTCATGAAAAAAAACCCCGGAAAAAGAATCCTGCCAAGGAGTCTCTTTATTATGGGCGCGTACCCAAAGGAGTCTATGACTTCTGTGCGTGGGTTGACTCATTTGGAGACTTAGGCATTGACGAACATTTCATGATGAAGCAATTTGACATTGGCTATAAGTGCAAACCGGTCTATACTGACTCTGCCATCAAGAAAGTCAGCCTGGTTCCTCCCGGTCTCAAGTACTCCAGGAAGCTCAGCAAAGTGAAAGAGATCAGATTCTCCATACAGGAGGCAAACTTTGAAAGGAAACTCCGAAAACCGCACGATCCTTACAAGCCCCAAAGGGATAAGATTAGATACGGAGCATGGTACCTGAAGCCATATCTGTGGAAAAAGCTAGTAAATGATGAGCCTTTGCTGGATCCTGAAGAGTTATTAGAGCTTGAAGATAAACCAGACATCATTGAAGATCTTTATGGAACAATCGCCTTTAAGGATTTCATCATAAGCAAAGGCTACACTATGCCAAGCATTCTTGAGAAGTTGTTTATGAGGAAAGGATGGGATTATGATACTGTTAACACTCCAATACCAAGAGTACTAAAAGCACATGAATTGATGATGAAGCAAAAGGATGAAGATTATGATGATGAAAACGACTAG